Proteins encoded within one genomic window of Humulus lupulus chromosome 1, drHumLupu1.1, whole genome shotgun sequence:
- the LOC133812479 gene encoding uncharacterized protein LOC133812479 yields the protein MGICSSTSSTHVATAKLILQDGKLQEFSYPVKVSYVLQKNPAVFICNSDEMGFDDVVSAVNDEEELQPGQLYFALPLGRLKQRLQPEEMAALAVKASSALMKSGGAADKCGCRRNSVSPIVFSGDTVKSSRGGNGGSAGSGGGNGDRSTRGRRNGGKKFTALLSAIPE from the coding sequence ATGGGTATTTGCAGTTCGACTAGCTCGACTCACGTTGCGACGGCGAAACTTATTCTACAAGACGGAAAATTACAGGAGTTTTCGTACCCAGTTAAGGTCTCGTACGTGTTGCAGAAGAACCCGGCTGTTTTCATCTGTAACTCGGACGAGATGGGCTTCGACGACGTCGTTTCCGCCGTAAACGACGAGGAAGAACTCCAACCGGGTCAGCTTTATTTTGCTCTGCCTTTGGGTAGACTAAAGCAACGTTTGCAGCCGGAGGAGATGGCCGCATTGGCCGTCAAAGCCAGCTCTGCCCTTATGAAAAGCGGCGGCGCCGCCGATAAATGCGGATGTCGCCGGAACTCGGTCTCGCCTATTGTTTTCTCTGGCGACACCGTTAAATCTTCACGGGGAGGTAACGGCGGTTCCGCCGGATCCGGCGGTGGAAATGGTGATCGGTCTACGAGGGGTAGGAGAAATGGGGGGAAGAAGTTTACGGCGTTGTTGAGTGCGATACCGGAGTAA